One window from the genome of Nitrospira sp. encodes:
- a CDS encoding regulatory protein RecX gives MGGKNRTSPSSPEEWMHLAVRYLARWDRTAAQVEQFLLSKGAAAAQAKQAISRLSDLRYLDDRAYAERWLESRLARQPMGRERLLAELQAKGIQDAVAERAVKKALPDVDDDILATRALKSWQRKGRPVTSVQAVRLLRQWGFEEETIERTIRARFGHEGLES, from the coding sequence GTGGGTGGGAAGAATCGGACGTCGCCATCGTCTCCCGAAGAGTGGATGCATCTTGCCGTGCGGTATCTGGCTCGCTGGGATCGGACTGCGGCTCAGGTGGAGCAGTTCTTGTTGAGTAAAGGGGCGGCGGCGGCCCAGGCGAAACAGGCGATCAGCCGGTTGTCCGATCTCCGGTATCTCGACGATCGGGCCTACGCCGAGCGGTGGCTTGAGAGCCGGTTGGCTCGACAGCCGATGGGGCGTGAGCGCCTGTTAGCCGAGTTGCAGGCCAAGGGGATTCAGGACGCCGTTGCTGAAAGGGCTGTCAAGAAGGCCCTTCCCGATGTGGATGACGATATCCTCGCTACACGGGCGCTGAAATCCTGGCAGCGTAAGGGGCGGCCAGTGACGTCCGTACAGGCCGTCCGCCTCCTACGTCAGTGGGGTTTCGAAGAAGAGACGATCGAGCGTACTATACGAGCTCGCTTTGGACATGAGGGACTTGAGTCATGA
- the recA gene encoding recombinase RecA, protein MSEKDDKKRALELALSQIEKQYGKGAIMKLGADERPADVPAISTGSLGLDIALGVGGLPRGRVIEIFGPESSGKTTMTLHCIAEVQKTGGVAAFIDAEHALDLTYAKKLGVQDDELLVSQPDTGEQALEIAETLVRSGAIDLIVVDSVAALTPRAEIEGEMGDSHMGLQARLMSQALRKLTAAISKSQTTLIFINQIRMKIGVMFGNPETTTGGNALKFYSSVRLDIRRIESVKEGQDVMGNRVRVKVVKNKMAPPFRQAEFDIMFAEGISKTGELVDIGVEKKIIDKSGAWYSYKGERVGQGRDAARDFLKNNPAVALEVEAKLRELAGVPARNAKRPEPKEEKPAAKTEKSEEKRAHK, encoded by the coding sequence ATGTCAGAGAAAGACGACAAAAAGCGCGCGTTAGAGTTGGCCCTTTCCCAGATCGAGAAGCAATATGGGAAGGGCGCCATCATGAAACTGGGGGCAGACGAACGTCCTGCCGATGTCCCGGCCATCTCGACCGGGTCATTGGGACTCGATATCGCCCTCGGGGTCGGGGGCCTGCCTCGCGGACGGGTCATTGAAATTTTCGGCCCGGAATCGTCGGGCAAGACCACGATGACGCTTCATTGTATCGCCGAGGTCCAGAAGACCGGCGGCGTAGCGGCGTTCATCGATGCGGAACATGCCCTGGATTTGACCTATGCTAAAAAACTCGGGGTGCAGGATGACGAATTGCTCGTGTCCCAGCCGGATACCGGCGAACAGGCCCTGGAAATCGCCGAAACGCTGGTCCGGAGCGGAGCCATCGACCTGATCGTGGTGGACTCGGTGGCCGCGCTCACGCCGCGGGCTGAAATCGAAGGCGAAATGGGTGACTCCCATATGGGCTTGCAGGCCCGGCTCATGTCGCAAGCCTTGCGCAAGCTGACTGCGGCTATCTCCAAGTCTCAGACGACGCTGATTTTCATCAACCAGATCCGCATGAAGATCGGGGTGATGTTCGGCAATCCGGAAACCACGACAGGCGGTAATGCGTTGAAGTTCTATTCCTCGGTTCGCCTCGATATTCGTCGCATCGAGTCCGTGAAAGAAGGCCAGGATGTGATGGGGAACCGGGTGCGCGTGAAGGTCGTCAAGAACAAGATGGCGCCGCCGTTCCGCCAGGCGGAGTTCGACATCATGTTTGCCGAAGGTATCTCGAAGACTGGTGAATTGGTCGACATCGGTGTGGAAAAGAAAATCATCGATAAGTCCGGAGCCTGGTATTCCTATAAAGGTGAGCGGGTCGGCCAGGGCCGTGACGCAGCGCGAGATTTTCTCAAGAATAATCCCGCTGTAGCATTGGAAGTTGAAGCCAAGCTTCGCGAACTGGCCGGGGTGCCTGCCCGCAATGCGAAGCGGCCGGAGCCCAAAGAAGAGAAGCCTGCGGCAAAGACGGAGAAGAGTGAGGAGAAGCGGGCGCACAAGTAG
- the thpR gene encoding RNA 2',3'-cyclic phosphodiesterase, which translates to MIRAFLAVELSEDVRAQIERVQQDLKSSLAREMPRAVRLSWVQPASIHLTIKFLGDIDEQGIEPLREALAAAVHAQRVLAVPLERLGAFPVLHAPRVLWVGAAERWERGDEAQRLAELHAAVEARCDSFGFAPDSRPLSPHLTLARIKAGAHEFGDTLASSKLLDRPLSLGALAVESVALIKSDLRPTGSVYTKLWDVRLNG; encoded by the coding sequence ATGATTCGCGCCTTTCTGGCCGTCGAATTGTCCGAGGACGTTCGAGCCCAGATCGAGCGAGTGCAACAGGATCTCAAGTCATCTCTCGCCCGTGAGATGCCGAGGGCCGTGCGCCTCTCGTGGGTGCAGCCAGCCTCGATCCATCTCACGATCAAATTTCTTGGCGATATCGACGAGCAGGGTATTGAGCCATTGCGCGAAGCGCTTGCTGCGGCCGTGCACGCTCAGCGAGTGCTGGCCGTTCCGCTCGAGCGGCTGGGAGCCTTTCCCGTTTTGCACGCTCCCCGCGTCCTGTGGGTCGGGGCTGCGGAACGGTGGGAGCGAGGCGATGAGGCTCAGCGGCTGGCTGAGTTGCATGCGGCAGTCGAAGCCCGGTGCGACTCATTCGGTTTCGCGCCGGACAGCCGACCCCTGAGCCCGCATCTGACGTTGGCCCGGATCAAGGCCGGGGCGCATGAGTTCGGCGACACCCTCGCGTCGAGCAAGCTGTTGGATCGCCCGCTGTCATTGGGTGCCCTGGCGGTGGAGTCGGTTGCGCTGATCAAGAGCGACTTGAGGCCGACCGGTTCGGTCTATACGAAGTTGTGGGACGTGCGGTTGAATGGTTAA
- a CDS encoding competence/damage-inducible protein A → MHATRSAHRSVIAETIAIGSELLVGGRSDSNSIFITEVLGRLGIEVRFKSIVGDDQADMVRVLKTAVSRAGVVIMTGGLGPTVDDCTREAVAKTTGRRLARRKAALDGMTARLAQWGRTPNKGQLRQAMIPTSATVVANPVGSAPGFLLTWKGATIISLPGVPREMEAMMTESVIPFLADQLARSTTIPPQPIMRLIFHTWGVPEADVDAQLLGVIPQGLPVDLGLLASPMGVLVSLTTKSGGARPVSDAVLSSLAQNVRTRLSDCLFAEGRETMEEVVGRLLHEQRLTVALAESCTGGLIGHRLTQVPGSSAYVDRGAICYSNQSKIDMLAVPEDLIATHGAVSKEVAAAMAKGIRERAGVSVGLSVTGIAGPGGATATKPVGLVYVGLDGGARGAITKEFRFHGDRSVIKQRSSQAALNLLRLWLIDRGRT, encoded by the coding sequence ATGCATGCTACCCGGTCCGCCCATCGCTCGGTCATTGCTGAAACCATTGCCATCGGGTCTGAACTGTTGGTCGGCGGACGGTCCGATAGCAATTCGATTTTTATTACGGAGGTGCTGGGGCGACTGGGGATCGAGGTCCGTTTCAAGTCGATTGTGGGAGACGATCAGGCCGATATGGTGCGGGTGCTCAAGACCGCCGTGAGCCGGGCGGGGGTGGTCATCATGACCGGTGGGCTTGGGCCGACGGTGGACGATTGTACGAGAGAAGCCGTGGCGAAGACGACCGGGCGGCGACTGGCGCGCCGGAAAGCGGCGCTCGACGGAATGACGGCGCGGCTGGCTCAGTGGGGTCGGACGCCGAACAAAGGGCAGTTGCGGCAGGCGATGATCCCGACCAGCGCGACAGTGGTGGCGAATCCGGTCGGGTCCGCGCCGGGGTTTCTGCTCACGTGGAAGGGGGCGACGATCATCTCGCTCCCCGGTGTGCCGCGCGAGATGGAAGCGATGATGACGGAATCGGTCATTCCGTTCCTGGCGGATCAACTCGCTCGGTCCACAACAATCCCTCCGCAGCCGATCATGCGACTCATTTTTCACACCTGGGGTGTGCCGGAAGCGGATGTCGATGCCCAGTTGTTGGGGGTGATTCCCCAAGGCCTTCCGGTCGACTTGGGGTTGCTGGCTTCGCCGATGGGAGTGCTGGTATCGCTGACGACGAAGTCCGGCGGGGCCAGGCCGGTCTCGGATGCAGTGCTGTCGTCTCTGGCGCAGAACGTCCGTACCAGGTTGAGCGACTGTCTCTTTGCCGAAGGGCGCGAGACGATGGAGGAGGTTGTCGGGCGTTTGCTCCATGAGCAGCGGTTGACGGTGGCGCTGGCGGAATCCTGCACCGGCGGGTTGATCGGTCATCGCCTGACCCAGGTGCCGGGATCGTCCGCCTACGTTGACCGCGGGGCGATCTGCTATAGCAATCAGTCGAAGATCGACATGCTGGCGGTGCCGGAAGACCTGATTGCCACCCATGGCGCAGTCAGTAAAGAAGTTGCCGCCGCCATGGCGAAGGGGATTCGTGAACGGGCCGGAGTATCGGTCGGACTGAGTGTCACTGGCATTGCAGGTCCCGGCGGCGCGACCGCAACCAAGCCGGTTGGATTGGTCTATGTCGGACTCGATGGCGGGGCAAGGGGAGCCATCACAAAAGAGTTTCGCTTTCACGGTGATCGATCGGTCATCAAGCAGCGGTCGTCGCAGGCCGCGCTCAATCTTCTGCGTCTCTGGCTGATCGACCGTGGTCGGACATGA
- a CDS encoding chlorite dismutase family protein codes for MSSPEQTAPAQPPKRQFVNFTFYKVDPAWRRLPEAERTKGKQEFLRAVEEYAGRVLVVAYSAVGIRGDCDIMLWRISYELELFQEMTTKILASGLGQYIMTPYSYLAMTKRSIYVDHHTHEGQESKRLTVVPGKGKYIFVYPFLKTREWFLLTKAARQGMMDEHIEVGHRFPSVKLNTTYSFGLDDQEWVVAFESDKPEDFLDLVMALRETEGSRYTLRDTPIFTCIRKTVKETLDTLGG; via the coding sequence ATGTCGAGTCCCGAACAAACCGCACCCGCACAGCCACCCAAGCGACAATTCGTCAATTTCACATTCTATAAAGTCGATCCGGCCTGGCGCCGTCTTCCCGAAGCCGAACGCACCAAGGGGAAACAAGAGTTTCTCCGCGCCGTGGAAGAATATGCCGGTCGCGTGCTCGTCGTCGCCTACTCTGCGGTGGGCATCCGCGGCGATTGCGATATCATGCTCTGGCGCATCAGCTACGAGCTGGAACTGTTTCAGGAAATGACCACGAAGATTCTCGCGTCGGGATTGGGCCAGTACATCATGACCCCCTACTCCTACCTGGCCATGACCAAGCGTTCGATCTACGTGGATCATCATACCCATGAAGGACAGGAGAGCAAGCGCCTGACCGTGGTCCCCGGCAAGGGCAAGTACATTTTCGTGTATCCCTTCCTCAAGACCCGCGAGTGGTTCCTGCTGACGAAGGCGGCCCGCCAGGGCATGATGGACGAACACATTGAAGTCGGCCATCGCTTCCCCTCAGTCAAGCTGAACACGACCTACTCATTCGGTCTCGACGACCAGGAATGGGTGGTGGCGTTTGAAAGCGATAAACCGGAAGACTTCCTCGACCTTGTGATGGCGTTGCGCGAAACCGAAGGGTCCCGCTACACGTTACGCGATACGCCGATCTTCACCTGCATCCGTAAAACCGTGAAAGAGACGCTCGATACACTCGGCGGCTGA
- a CDS encoding cytochrome c maturation protein CcmE — protein sequence MATQPIRRRGFFVLLAVLLPAVFSVVTVSTLSVTSAAGLLEIAELLAHPEQYDHQDVVVSGAVTNVQLATNRQGQPAYGFLLKDQAGTLKVISLGQAEIHEGDQVIVEGVFSRLRQVGRSIVYNEIKALSVKPLNRLNPDLVG from the coding sequence ATGGCAACACAACCAATTAGACGTCGCGGTTTCTTCGTGCTGCTTGCAGTCCTGCTGCCGGCAGTCTTCTCTGTCGTCACCGTCAGCACACTTTCGGTGACATCGGCGGCGGGTCTCCTAGAAATCGCCGAATTGCTGGCCCATCCCGAGCAATACGATCATCAAGACGTCGTGGTGAGCGGGGCTGTGACCAACGTGCAGCTCGCCACTAACCGCCAAGGACAACCGGCGTATGGGTTTCTCCTGAAAGACCAGGCCGGGACGCTCAAGGTGATCAGCCTCGGACAAGCAGAAATCCATGAAGGCGACCAAGTCATCGTCGAAGGCGTCTTCAGTCGTCTGCGCCAAGTCGGCCGTTCGATCGTCTACAATGAAATCAAAGCGCTGTCAGTGAAGCCGCTTAACCGCTTGAATCCCGACCTCGTCGGATAA
- a CDS encoding SDR family oxidoreductase: MLSSNGKTVVITGASTGIGAACAWHLDRLGFTVFAGVRRIEDGEPLKAQGSVRLQPILLDVTDAGSIEQARRQIAGQVGPRGLAGLVNNAGIAVVGPLEAVPIADLRRQFEVNVIGQVAVTQAFLPLLRNGRGRIINMGSIAGRAAMPVMGPYSASKFALEALTDALRLEVQQWGIQVSIVEPGAIATPIWTKSGVKAEELEAVTSEELKALYAGVIAGVRARVAEASARAIPPDAVSNAVVHALTASRPKTRYLVGRDAKIRALMIKLLPDRWSDRLMTWILNLPH, from the coding sequence ATGTTGAGCAGCAATGGCAAAACAGTGGTGATCACCGGAGCCTCGACCGGAATCGGCGCGGCCTGTGCGTGGCATCTCGACCGGCTAGGCTTTACGGTGTTTGCCGGGGTGCGTCGGATCGAGGATGGTGAACCTCTGAAGGCGCAGGGATCGGTTCGGCTCCAGCCTATTTTGCTGGATGTTACCGATGCGGGCTCGATCGAACAGGCGCGGCGGCAGATTGCCGGGCAGGTCGGGCCGCGAGGGTTGGCCGGACTGGTGAATAACGCAGGCATTGCCGTGGTCGGTCCGTTGGAGGCTGTGCCGATTGCCGACCTGCGCCGGCAGTTTGAGGTGAATGTCATCGGGCAGGTCGCGGTGACCCAGGCGTTTCTTCCGCTGCTCCGCAACGGGCGCGGGCGCATCATCAACATGGGGTCGATTGCGGGGCGCGCCGCGATGCCGGTGATGGGGCCGTATTCGGCGTCGAAGTTTGCGTTGGAAGCGTTGACGGATGCCTTGCGCCTCGAAGTGCAGCAGTGGGGAATTCAGGTATCCATTGTGGAGCCGGGGGCGATTGCCACGCCGATCTGGACGAAGTCCGGTGTGAAGGCGGAAGAGCTAGAGGCGGTCACGTCGGAAGAATTGAAGGCTCTGTACGCCGGAGTGATCGCGGGAGTCAGGGCGCGCGTGGCCGAGGCGTCGGCAAGGGCGATTCCTCCCGATGCCGTTTCGAATGCCGTGGTCCATGCCTTGACGGCCTCTCGCCCGAAGACCCGGTATCTAGTGGGAAGAGACGCAAAGATCCGTGCGCTGATGATCAAGTTGCTTCCGGACCGGTGGTCGGACCGGCTGATGACGTGGATTTTGAATCTGCCTCACTGA
- a CDS encoding response regulator, translating into MTYGTILVVDDNPDIREITRMTLSRQGYEVWLAPDGNSAIQLMNQPVLASEVCAVICDLAMPNGNGMYLIAHLQKHHPAIPIIVCSGADDTEFLEGIIQQGVGDWMRKPVSRDVLVQKVRTAVHLFTLRTRQDSVNRPSYASDASPRTASPSEFEAVQDFHDKTTDQ; encoded by the coding sequence ATGACATACGGAACAATCCTGGTGGTCGACGACAATCCCGACATTCGAGAAATCACCCGTATGACGCTCAGTCGGCAAGGTTATGAAGTCTGGCTGGCTCCGGACGGCAACAGTGCTATACAGCTAATGAACCAACCGGTGCTGGCGAGTGAAGTCTGCGCCGTGATCTGCGACCTGGCCATGCCCAATGGCAACGGAATGTATCTCATTGCCCACCTCCAGAAACATCACCCGGCCATCCCGATCATCGTCTGCAGCGGGGCCGACGACACGGAATTCCTTGAAGGAATTATCCAGCAAGGAGTGGGCGACTGGATGCGGAAACCCGTGTCGCGGGACGTCCTTGTGCAAAAAGTCAGAACCGCCGTCCATCTCTTCACGCTCAGAACCAGGCAGGACTCGGTGAACAGACCTTCATATGCTTCAGACGCAAGTCCTAGAACGGCCTCCCCCTCAGAGTTTGAGGCAGTACAGGACTTTCACGACAAGACCACCGACCAGTAG
- a CDS encoding C39 family peptidase, which produces MLCTKAFKQLEAGWCWNAVSQIILDYHDIKVTQCEIANRVYPQQSPCCLKDGRPYAQDTNDPNARPDCGLSAGGFPQYVFDKYAFDYSPQSTPNGQLQLQLLFWSAAVEQIKKDRPYIVWLHSLIGNPSHTLVVHGFSDLMGGARELKVIDPQTNPPDDWFQPWDGTLRSVGSAQVPVGLGDMNNQHTGDISDIQP; this is translated from the coding sequence GTGCTCTGCACGAAAGCTTTCAAGCAGCTTGAGGCTGGCTGGTGTTGGAACGCCGTCTCCCAGATCATCTTAGACTATCATGACATCAAGGTCACGCAATGTGAGATTGCAAACCGGGTATACCCACAACAGTCGCCTTGCTGCCTCAAGGACGGTCGCCCATATGCCCAAGATACTAATGACCCCAATGCCAGACCGGATTGCGGGCTGAGCGCAGGTGGTTTTCCACAGTATGTTTTCGATAAATATGCTTTCGATTATTCGCCTCAGTCCACTCCAAATGGACAGCTCCAGCTACAGCTTCTATTTTGGTCCGCAGCGGTCGAGCAAATAAAAAAAGATCGGCCTTATATCGTGTGGTTGCACTCTCTCATCGGTAACCCTTCCCATACCCTGGTGGTACATGGATTTTCTGATCTCATGGGCGGCGCGAGAGAACTCAAGGTCATTGATCCTCAAACCAACCCTCCAGATGATTGGTTCCAACCCTGGGACGGCACGCTTAGGTCAGTTGGTTCGGCACAGGTGCCAGTTGGCTTGGGCGATATGAATAATCAACATACAGGAGACATCTCCGATATCCAACCGTAG
- a CDS encoding filamentous hemagglutinin N-terminal domain-containing protein — translation MHSVVPLLAILVLILVPFCFLALGHAQVSPPITSSGLNTVVTTNGNVHSITGGTRPGNGTNLFHSFGEFGVPTNNIANFLNETALPTSNILGRVTGGNLSTIFGTVQTTGFGNANLFLMNPAGIVFGPNATLNVGGSVTFTTANNLRLNDGVLFNAVAGPADALLSAAPVAAFGFLGSNHGSITVQGSNLSVQPGQAINLVGGDITIQPTEVEPGTIQSARLTASEGHINFVSVASPGEVLAASFQPASEMTLGSISLSPGTLVVVSGNAAGTVRIRGGTLVMDNATILADTINTTGAPVAIDINVTGDMSISSDGAPALTARSSGSGDAGETRIASANLTVTSTALDSTLALIDTRTSGTGQAGKVDITTGDLDASGGTWLIDSGTTGPGNGSDVTITAGNIRLNDVNISTGDFRAINQGIIDATGFAGNIRLTADSTLDMTASVLSTDSFLGQGGDITLRAGNLQMLNGLIGSLSLGGSGAITITADSIQMTRAQIETETAFEPGRDITLTGKVIELRDGTSIRNQTSGNADAGNILVTATERLILSDQPTTSRPTGLYTNSLGVEDEPLDTLGGRAGSIMITTPRLEMSGGARINTTTETSGRGGDVTITGTDLISISGERRLPIPEDELSLGATNPGGIFTRTVGSVFCSGPCGDAGHITITTGSLNLNSGAAIDSGTSSTGQGGAIGISATNAITLSGTLADGTPGGIFSRAVGTAHDSGSGGNIALTAGQSVTISGGAAVSASSTGPGNAGNIAINAGQQFEMRNGSVKTEAAQASGGNIDIQAIDRIRLVNSSISTSVLGGSGSGGNITIDPNVVILQNSQVIAQAVQGAGGNISITTPLFLADAGSLVDASSQFGLNGTVNIQSPTSNLAGTVSSLPSSLRQVQSLQTGRCAALADSRSSSLIVAGRDILPAEPGGWSPSPFALMGAETDSLAIALPPVAAMTASADAPLSLRRLTPAGFLTQSFAESGLTGCRA, via the coding sequence ATGCATTCCGTGGTACCCCTTCTAGCTATCCTTGTCCTTATCCTAGTCCCGTTTTGTTTTCTCGCACTCGGTCACGCTCAAGTCTCCCCGCCCATCACATCCTCTGGTCTGAACACGGTCGTGACAACAAACGGCAATGTCCACAGTATCACCGGCGGCACTCGGCCTGGGAACGGAACAAACCTCTTTCATAGTTTCGGTGAGTTTGGCGTTCCGACAAATAACATCGCCAACTTTCTGAATGAGACGGCACTCCCAACAAGCAACATTCTCGGTCGCGTCACCGGCGGAAATCTCTCGACAATTTTCGGCACCGTTCAAACCACCGGCTTTGGTAATGCGAACCTGTTTCTCATGAATCCAGCCGGCATCGTATTTGGGCCCAATGCCACATTGAATGTCGGCGGATCTGTCACATTCACCACCGCTAACAATCTTCGACTGAACGACGGTGTCTTGTTTAACGCGGTGGCTGGACCAGCCGATGCTCTTCTGAGTGCAGCCCCTGTGGCGGCATTTGGGTTTCTGGGTTCCAATCACGGATCCATCACCGTTCAAGGCAGCAACCTCTCGGTGCAACCTGGTCAAGCCATTAATCTCGTTGGAGGAGATATCACGATTCAACCAACAGAAGTAGAACCGGGCACAATCCAATCTGCCCGTCTCACAGCTTCGGAGGGACACATCAACTTCGTGAGCGTCGCCTCGCCTGGAGAAGTTCTCGCCGCATCCTTCCAGCCAGCGTCCGAAATGACGCTCGGTTCGATCAGCCTTAGCCCCGGCACATTGGTTGTCGTGAGCGGAAATGCCGCAGGCACCGTTCGTATCAGAGGCGGAACCCTTGTGATGGACAACGCCACGATCTTGGCCGATACGATAAATACCACGGGGGCTCCAGTTGCGATCGACATCAATGTCACCGGTGACATGTCCATCTCGAGCGATGGAGCGCCTGCGCTTACGGCAAGATCTTCGGGATCGGGTGACGCCGGAGAGACTCGCATAGCGTCCGCCAACTTGACAGTGACATCAACGGCTCTAGACTCCACGCTCGCCCTGATCGATACCCGCACCTCAGGGACGGGCCAAGCGGGGAAGGTTGACATCACGACCGGCGATCTCGACGCAAGCGGTGGCACCTGGCTCATCGATAGCGGAACGACCGGTCCGGGCAACGGATCAGACGTCACCATTACGGCAGGAAACATTCGCCTGAATGACGTCAACATCAGCACAGGCGACTTTCGGGCTATCAATCAGGGCATTATTGATGCCACCGGTTTCGCGGGAAACATTCGACTTACGGCAGATAGCACTTTGGACATGACCGCGTCAGTCCTCTCCACAGACTCATTCCTCGGGCAGGGAGGCGACATTACGCTAAGAGCCGGAAATTTGCAGATGCTGAATGGCCTCATTGGGTCCCTTTCTCTGGGAGGCAGCGGAGCTATCACCATCACAGCCGATAGCATACAGATGACCCGAGCACAAATTGAGACAGAGACCGCGTTCGAACCAGGGCGCGACATTACTCTCACCGGGAAGGTAATCGAACTGAGAGACGGAACCTCTATACGGAACCAGACCTCTGGCAATGCGGATGCCGGCAATATCCTTGTGACGGCCACAGAGCGCCTCATCCTCTCCGACCAGCCCACCACGAGCAGGCCCACCGGGTTGTACACGAACTCGCTGGGCGTCGAAGACGAACCTCTGGATACATTAGGAGGACGTGCCGGTTCGATCATGATTACAACTCCTCGGCTTGAGATGAGTGGGGGGGCGCGGATCAACACCACTACGGAAACGAGCGGACGGGGCGGCGATGTCACAATTACCGGAACGGACCTTATATCTATATCCGGCGAACGGCGACTCCCTATCCCCGAAGACGAACTGTCTCTGGGAGCCACGAATCCTGGTGGAATCTTCACCCGTACGGTTGGCAGCGTGTTCTGTTCCGGCCCTTGTGGTGATGCTGGACACATCACTATCACCACCGGTTCCTTGAACTTGAACAGCGGTGCAGCGATCGATAGTGGAACTAGTAGCACTGGACAAGGTGGCGCTATTGGAATTAGCGCAACGAACGCGATCACTTTATCTGGCACGCTAGCTGACGGCACACCGGGTGGCATCTTCAGTCGGGCAGTTGGAACCGCCCATGATTCGGGATCAGGCGGCAACATCGCTCTCACAGCCGGGCAATCTGTGACCATCTCGGGCGGCGCGGCGGTTTCCGCCAGCAGCACGGGACCAGGCAACGCTGGCAACATTGCGATCAATGCCGGCCAGCAATTTGAAATGCGCAACGGCTCGGTGAAGACGGAAGCGGCTCAGGCGAGCGGCGGAAATATCGACATTCAAGCCATTGACCGTATCCGACTGGTGAATAGTTCCATCAGCACATCGGTACTTGGCGGTAGCGGCAGTGGTGGAAATATTACGATCGATCCGAATGTCGTCATCTTGCAGAACAGCCAGGTGATTGCCCAGGCCGTCCAGGGCGCCGGGGGGAATATTTCCATCACCACGCCACTCTTCCTCGCCGATGCCGGCAGCCTGGTGGATGCCTCGTCGCAATTCGGCTTGAACGGCACGGTGAACATCCAGAGTCCGACCTCGAACCTGGCAGGCACCGTCTCCTCACTCCCCTCTTCGCTTCGCCAGGTGCAATCACTACAGACCGGTCGTTGCGCGGCACTGGCCGATAGCCGATCCAGCAGCTTGATCGTCGCCGGGCGCGATATTCTTCCGGCGGAGCCGGGCGGTTGGTCGCCCAGTCCCTTCGCGCTCATGGGCGCGGAGACCGATTCACTTGCCATCGCGTTGCCACCGGTCGCAGCCATGACTGCATCGGCCGATGCCCCGCTCTCGTTGCGTCGGTTGACCCCCGCAGGCTTTCTGACACAGAGCTTTGCGGAGAGCGGATTGACTGGATGCCGCGCGTAA